TTCTCCCAGGTTCCCACTCCTCAagattccctctccttctttcaCCACATGACCAAAACCCACCCCTCCTTCATCCCTAATCGCGCCACCTACAATATCCATCTCTCCCACTCTTGCAAGTCCCCCGTCGATTCCGACCTCTCCTTACTCTGCAATACCCTCGATCTCATGGCCCAAAACGGCTTTCCTCCCGACCAGAGCTCCGTCAACCTCGTCGTTCGTTCTCTCTGCTCTGTTAGTCACGAAGACAAAGCTGTCGAATTGGTCAAGGAATTCTCGCTCAAATACTCTCCACCCGATTCCTTCACCCTGAGGACACTCTGTTTGTTGGGCTTCTTACAGGCACTGACATTTCAATCTCTAAATTTCAATTACAAGAGGGAGCATACTTCGCACTCGTTTGAAACAGAAGGATCAAGAAATTCTCCCCAGCAAAGAGTTGCCCGGTTCAAATTCTGGCAAGACTGGTTACATTTCGCAAGGGAAGTATGAAATTCCTCCTAGCCTTTGTCAAGAGCAACGCCATTCTTCCTCTGGAAGGTAGCAGCAATGTTCTACCTCTGAAAGGGCCGTCGTTGCAGAGCAACAGAGTTTGAAACAAGACACAATCAAGAAACTCTTCCCAGTAAAGAGTTAACTCGTTCAAATTTGTTGAATGCTGGTCCTATTTTGCAAGGAAAGATTGGAATTTCTCCAAGATACAGCGAAGTACAGACATGTTCTACATTGGAAAGGGCTACTGTTGTTATGCAAGGGAAGTGTGAAAATGATCCAAAGCCCATCGAAAAACAAACTTGTTCTACATCTAGAAGACTAGGTGTACAAGCTTTAGACATTGCTGAGGGGTTTTAAGTTCCGTTTACTGTGGCTTTAGCATTAACCGTCTTTAATCTTTAATAATGATCTATTAGTTAGCTAGCATCGGTAAGTTATACCTGCaattcattttccctttttttcaaaccctaaactatttggggaagatcagttgcaggtttttttttttttttcttgtaagggtatttttgtaactttacccccttgattttaatactattagtcataaactaacggaatgggtgtATGTGTTAACGTTTATAAACCTCAGGGAATAcgtagaattatccaaaactgggaggtaaaattatacttttgtTAAACCTAAGGGGTGGTATGTATAAATTAcccaatatttttttattttcttaaagaCCATTTAACACTGCTATTTCCATTCTTATGATTCTTCTTTCTTGAGCAGTTTGCATATCGGCTCGCACATCCTTGTCACCTAAGAATAGATAAAAATCTACTTAGAAAAtatataccaaacacaaccttaggctccgtttggttgcaaggggaattaaagggaagggaagtgaaattttctaacttaaaaaaggaatttttttaattattaccccatgtgacaacatgtgacaatatatgtaactccaaatcattccatatttggttattaaatttcatgttACTTTGCATCAatttccttttggtttaaaatgtaaaataaatattatatataaaatgtATCTTTATTAGATATGGTAAGAAacttaagtagtttatacaattacatggggtaatgattataaaaatttcttttttaggtttgaaaatttttccttcccttccctttaattccccttgcaatcaAACGGAGCCTTAGTGTTGCAGTTGCAcaactgaaacttgacatagaACAAAACATGTTCTGGACAACGAAAATTTTTCCTAATGCAATggatgaaaaaaacaaaatacaccCATCTAGGATCATAAATGCTCCACCCCTACCATTCGAGCTCTCGATaaaggaatgaagaaaaacttCCTCCATTTGGTCAATTGGTCAATTCTTCTTTAAGTTATtagacaggaaaaaaaaatccttttgcAATGCACCGATCTAATGATGTATTGCAATGCGGGCTTTAGAGCTCAACTCGTAGAtgatgcttcatccaatggtgcgaACTCAATCGacccaatttattttttctttctcaagctTGGCACCATTAGATGTCACACCGATCCACGTATCAAGCTCTCAAGTCTGAGGATTTTTTTCGATTAGTCATTCGTAATTATTTCGCAAAGaatgaaagttttccttcaccacgtGGTGAAACCGTGAAAGTTCACTATTTTAGTAAAGCATGGGAAATATTTCcccaattcagatcctctacggcacaGTTGCCCTAGCGGCCTGAGCAGTGCAAGCACAGCCACACGcataatgaccaccttaccccgcCTGAGCGGagataaggcggtcattacacGCACACCCCTAGGGCAGCTGcatcgtagaagatctggatcctttCATATTTTCCTCTCAAACCTCCccccaaagagaaagagagagagtgtgtgtgtgtgtgtgtgaatatTTATGAAACACAACAAGCAATGCAAAATTAGTAAAAACTTAGTCTGTGGAACAATATCTTTAGCAATCTAAAAGATAAAGCCATAACAAAATGATTTTCTCTGTTTTCATCATCAAACATCTTTTGCTATTTCATATGGATTCACAGAAACAAAGTTCTATTTTAGAAGGATAAGCCGGATCTATTATGGATCATGACTATAGCTAACAAATGGCTCTGTGAGCTTTCGGTTAAGCCACCTTCTTGTGATCCCATTGAATCTTCAACATGCTACACGAATGGGCTCAATAGCTTGTCATCTTTGGATAATCTTCCAATCTTTAATTTCTCAATTTTGCTATGCACAGGGGTTGTTATCTCAAAACTAAACAAATCTGATTGGACCTTTACAGTTCTGCTACAAGGAGAACTTATGTTTCTTTCTGCAGGTTTTTTGGGTACTAACAATGTTCTAGAAACAGAATTATTTGACATTACTCAAGGGATGAAGTTTGCTACCAGACAAGGATACGACATCAAGGAATTGTGGTGCAACAAGAAGGAGATCTTGGAATTAGTCAATAATCCCTACAAACCAATCCGCCAACTACCATTATTATATTCTAATCTTACAGCCCACATAGCCTCGAACTctagattttttgttttcaatcatGTTCCAATCTTCTCTTCACGTTGTGCTCTTACTAAATATATGTATGTTCACCAAGAGCAGCTACAGTTATCAAACAATATTATACAGTCGTTATCTTTTATTacttaatatatattttcttttaaatcaaaaaacaaaaaggacagTATCTTTAGCGAACAGAGTGTAAAGAGAAAGAAGCTGagcacgaaaagagggagagggagagggaacaGAGTGTAAAGAGAAAGAAGCTGagcacgaaaagagggagagggagagggagagggagagggagagggagggggagggggggaagaaaCGATTGGAATAAACATCGACAGCTGAGACTATCACAACTACGCTCCATTCTACCTAAAACGGTAGAGCACACCTTGGTTCAGAGACATTAGTTGAAGCTATATAGGAATCCTACAGAACACCACAAACACCAcagaatcagcaatttcattcattaaCCAAGCAAAACGGTGCAATACGTAGAACAAAattgcaaacaaaaaaaaaacagacctTTTGACATTTatacagaaagaaagaaacccatCTCTCTTGATTCCTCCTGTATCTTCAACCCTTTTCCCTGCTTTTGCTGCTGTAGAGGAAGTCTTGTACTAGATCAGTTCACACACAAGGCAgattcatatataatataaacaAGGATACATAAATGAATTTCTAAGGGCAACACAACAGTAACTGTGACACATTGAGGTTCCAATCAACGTACCCCAACAGATATTGGAAGCACAGAAGAAGATGGAAATGCTGACATCAAGACCAGGAACCTGCAATCTGCAATCCATCCAATCCAACCTCGTTTGAGGTTTTATTTGACACCAGATATCCCATTTGTTCCACTAAGTCTTCCACATTTCCACCCCAATTGGCCGGTTGGACAACCAATTCCTCAACTTCCACATCAATTTCGGATGGATTATTCCCTAATTctatttcttctcctcctcctcctgcaatCAGATCCTCATTCAGCAATTCCTCCCACGCTAAATCAGTAGCACCTGTACCCAAATCCGGATCGCTATAACTGGGGTTGACATCAACCTTCACGCCCTTAATTGCTCTGTTCGGCCCATTTTCAATGGCTGCAGAGAACAAAGTCTCGATATCTGATTCAACGGTGGGCACTTCTTCCTGGGCTCGACCGATGAAACTCGGAAATTGGGGAGAACTTATGGCTTCTGCTGCTACAATCGCTGATGCAGTCTCGTCCTGTAAGTTTTCGGTGCTCCGGCTTGGAGGTAGTCTTCGTTTCCTACCAATGCCGCCGTTTCTAAGCTCTCCGTCCTGCTCGTTTAGCTGAATAAGTTGTTGCACAAAAGCTGGGTTCTTGAGAGCCCTACACAGGAAAGCCATCATATGTTGCTGCTTCCTCTCTGTACCTTGCAGACGTTCTTCGATGGTAACGATTTTATCTCTGGAGGACTGTTGCTGCTGCCTTAGCTTCACAATTTCCAGCATGAGTAGGTTACGGTCCCTCTTCAATCTCTCTTTTTCGGCTTCGAGACCGTACCTGCCCAATTCAACACAAGATCCTAGTCCTCCTTCTTGATGTTGGATGTTCTGATTGACATGTCTCCTTCTCTTGATGGTCTTCAACAAATGCTTCTGTCCTCCAAGGAACCCTTCGCTGGCGAATTCCCATCTATCAGGATCAACCTTTCTGAAACCCtgcagagaaggagagaatCAAAATCATCGAAGAAGggggaaaataaaagaatgatGGAATTTGAGACAACTACATACATAAGTGTTGAGCTGACGAATAAAACTGGAGAAATTGCTGTGCTTGAAGTATTTGGGGAGGAGAGTACTGGAGAACATGTGGGAATCCCAAACGACGAAGCTATTTCCAGCTCTGCTCCAGGACACGATGGAATCAGTGGATGGATCTTCCACCATTTCGAATGTCTTGGTTAGGAAAGGAGGAGGTCCAGTGTCATGCAAACCCTCCATTGGTTGAGGTGGAAACGCCGGAGATGATAACGAAGACGATGAAGGCGACGAACCACCGCCATCGCCACCG
The sequence above is a segment of the Telopea speciosissima isolate NSW1024214 ecotype Mountain lineage chromosome 7, Tspe_v1, whole genome shotgun sequence genome. Coding sequences within it:
- the LOC122669064 gene encoding heat shock factor protein HSF30-like, whose protein sequence is MERIKVEEEEEEEEVVIVGGGDGGGSSPSSSSLSSPAFPPQPMEGLHDTGPPPFLTKTFEMVEDPSTDSIVSWSRAGNSFVVWDSHMFSSTLLPKYFKHSNFSSFIRQLNTYGFRKVDPDRWEFASEGFLGGQKHLLKTIKRRRHVNQNIQHQEGGLGSCVELGRYGLEAEKERLKRDRNLLMLEIVKLRQQQQSSRDKIVTIEERLQGTERKQQHMMAFLCRALKNPAFVQQLIQLNEQDGELRNGGIGRKRRLPPSRSTENLQDETASAIVAAEAISSPQFPSFIGRAQEEVPTVESDIETLFSAAIENGPNRAIKGVKVDVNPSYSDPDLGTGATDLAWEELLNEDLIAGGGGEEIELGNNPSEIDVEVEELVVQPANWGGNVEDLVEQMGYLVSNKTSNEVGLDGLQIAGSWS